The sequence below is a genomic window from Sardina pilchardus chromosome 9, fSarPil1.1, whole genome shotgun sequence.
GAAACCTTCCTGCTGCCGAGCCTGTGCCAGTTTGGCAAGTGACTGGAACGTCCGGGGCTCGTTGATCGCTAAGTCGCTCAGAACCTTCCTGTTCAACTGGACACTACTCTGTAGAGAGATAATCCAGGGTTACATGTGAGTCATAGATTCACTGATTCATCAAGTCTACTGATTTAAGCATGACCAATACCTTTATCAACTGTACCAAAGCTAGGAGAATTCACAATGCCACCTGCCAAATGCAATTCGGTACAGACTATGAATTATTTGTTATACTGTGTGTATAATCAGTGCATGTCTACTAACCTTAACCAGGTTGTCTACAAGGACTGGATACTTCAAGCCAAGTTCACGTGTAGCTGCTGCAATTCGCGAGATCCACAACTGTGAACAATGAATCAACATAATCCATATTGAGACCAAGACCCAACAAATATACACTTGATATCTTAGAGGACTTTAAGGGTACCTTTGAAATAACAAAGCATCTAAGGTAAGGATTTAGAAGTATTTTTGTCTACATAAAAATCTCTTTTCATTCCACTGACAGTTACTAGGTTATAATAATTACTGCAAGAATCATCCTCATTAACCACATTGCCTTGTCTTCAATAGAATAAGCTACTCTAGTCCACGCAGCTGAACAGAAGAGCATTTTTGTAAAGCTTGTTTAAAATTAGGTTGATATAGGATTGCTACATACCGTCCGCATGGTGCGCCTCTTCAGCAGTCGGCCTTTAGTGGCATAAACAAAGGCCCTTCTTACAGCGCGTACCGCCAAGCTGTAACATCTATTCTTTCTGCCTCTAAAATGCTGGAATAAAAAGACAAGTTGTTAGTTATCAACAGAAAATGTCGCATCAACTGTTTACAAAGTCAACAATGTAAGCCATAACAGTTGATTTCCCTCGCAAAAGGCAAATCCTCACGATTCACTGGCTTCATTCTCTGGTCCAACTGGAAAAGGGTACCCTGATCACAAACGTTAACCAGCCATATCTAGACTATTCGCCATTaagacaaatatacacacctgaatTTGAAGGGTTTCGCAGTGCCACGGGTTGTTTCAGTGATCAAGAAATATCCCATGCACCAATGTGTTAGGATCAACCACTGACTCTCAACTGGTAGGATTGACTACAAATAGCAGGATTACTGGCCAGATTTGCGTGCACACACTGTACTGGGATGTGTCAGCGTTGGTATTTCCAGCACGTCATGACGGACACCATCCACCAAAGGTTGTGGAGGACAGTTGGACATCAAGCCAACTTTACGTTTTTCTAAATAACACAGAGAGCCTCGCAGCTAagcctgaatgaatgaaggGACTTGACCATAAAGCACAGCCTAACATTTGCAAATATGATATGTGCTCCTAACATCTGACAAGAAAGACATGATAGTTAGGCTGTCCCTCCAGCTAATGTCAATCGCCCTGCCATTGCTGTTAGCTAACCCCATATCACAATGACACTTGACAACGTTGATCATGGACAATGTTTTACAGACATaatgaaatgtatttttcacagctGCAACAATTTGACAATAAGCTACACCGTCCCCGGTAATGGACACAGATCCCGTATTCGGAAGGCTTTTATAACGTTTACGACGCAGACTACTATGCTATGctaatacttagcagcatgcgTAGAACCTTACCCGTGCATTCTTCAAAAGTTCTTGTACTTTCCAAAATCTGTCAGGACCACGGTTCCTAATTAAGCAAGGGAAGGTCAAAAATACCATTATGCGACCTGCGATGTAAATAAACTTTTACGTATAACGTCGGACGAGCTTCACTATGACCTTAATCCTCGTTGCAAGGGATGTTTTCCCTCTGTACAACGTGATTCGTAACTATGTGACATGCACGGGGGGCGTTCCATATCGGCCTGTGCTGCGCACCATAGTTTCTCTGTAAATGTCCTATGCCGTCGTAATttagaataaataaatgtaaaattccGTACATTTACAGAATGGATTTCTGTTTATTCTCAAATTAGATTCGCCGACTGGCTATCTCACCCATGGAATAACAAGTATCGttatatttaaatgttatgTGAGGCCTGAAGGCCAATACTTTGTTCAGGATATGTTTAATAATCTTACCAGCTCTTCTTTTCACTTCTCTgtacttctctcttcttttcttgctCTGATTGAGGAAGCAGTAGCACTGGTACAGCGGCTTACCAGACACTGATGATCTACAAAGTCTGCTGGCACGATTCACTTAGGCTTATTTAGTGTAACCACTTATATAACCAGTGTAACCAGTGTGGCCTACTTCAGGCTTTGCCAAAGTGAAAAACTAGTATTGGCAAATCTAGATCATTTCAATTTATCAAATATTATCACAGGCTGAATTTATAGCAGataagtaggctatgtgtgcaAAAGTAGGTGTGAAATTGTCACtatttttgttctctctcatcTGTATGGGTATTTCTTCTGTGcaaagtattattattattatattgctgTTGGTGCAAATATGTTCTGATACGTTCTTGAACATGCCATTGCATTACGTAGACGGGCGCTACCGGTGGTTGAGTAGGCCCGGTGGATTGTGGGATCTCAGCAGAGTCGGGCACTGAAGTCCACGGTAAGGTCAGCCTCCCTACAGCCCAAGATGTCGGTCGTGTGTTTCTCCTTGAATCGTTGCGGTGGCATGGCACTTCGCTCCTCCGCCGGAGTCGTGGTAAGGCTGATATTTTTTGTGTTGTAATGTGGCGTGGAGTcgggttgttttttttaagtgaaaGAACCATGCAGGTAACATTAGCTAACACTAGCTATCGCTAGGTAGCTTGTTGTCCAGCTAAGCTAGGATAACGACGCATCTTAACTCTACGTGACAGTCTTTGGCTAACCGGTAGCTTACCTTACTAGCGCATGTTAGCTAACAATGACAGGTTGGTTATATATCAAGTCGAGTGTGAGTAAGGATCAGAGGTTACTTTTGAGGGTTACATCTTACCTGGGCCAGTATACTTGAAGTTTCAGATTGTCAACAGAGAAATCAATTTTAAATGTAGACTTATTTCGTAGTGGGCTAATTAGCAGTATTTGTTTCAGTTGATGTTGTGCTCGATTGAGCCCCGAATGAGTGCAAGTTAACGTTTGGATTCAACGACTTTTGTTTCTGGTTGTTTCAAATTTAGTTGAGATCGTGGATTTGGAGTGGTCTTGTCAGCATCAATATTATACTATGACATATCTGTGGCAGGCATAGTCAAATCAGAAAACGGGCTTCGTTCGCGTCCTAGCATTTAACTTGGGTAACCTTAAgttaacacactcaaacagtggTTGCTAGAGCTCCAAGAATCAAAAACCATCACGAAATGAAGAATGGACACTCGCATATTATCGATTTGGAAGACGCAAAATTCATGTAAACCACAAAGTCTGATGACAAATAATGTTCTTGTTCTTTCAGCAGTGTTACTCGATGCTGGGTTGTCTATCCCTCTTTTCTGTTAAGCTAGTTCCTTGTTAACTTAGCTTTTTGAATAGACATGTCACAGTATATGAAGGAGCAATGatagttatttatgtattgaaGATTTTAATGACCTTCATTCACTTAGTTTGTTTGTTATCGTTTATGTAACGTTTATTGTTTTCCCCTCAGCGTAGGTTAAGTAACATGTGAAGCGATGTGATGTAACCGTGCAGTTACAATATTCCCGTCTGTAGAGGGAGCGTTTGAGGACGCATAGTTTGACATACAGATAAAAGTGCATGTATCTTTAGGTTATCATCTTTAACTCCATTAAAATGTAATatcatgtttgtgtaatttctgTCCTGTTTAAAGGGTTCTATTGTTTGCTGTTTGTCTTAAGGCATTGTATTGCCTTAAGACAAGCAACATCTGTTGAAAGCCCTCAAAAATACCTTCCATGTGGTGTTTGTGGAGATATGTCATATTGTTAGATGATAGAGCTTCATAATATTTAGTGGATTAGCTGAATAGGTTATTGCCCTATATTATCAGAATTACATCTCAGAATTAATACCTGTCAGTATTTCCTTCCCACCCGTCTGGGTATTAACAGTGgtcgtcttgtctcctctcctttcaaGGCGATGCGCTATGCGCAGACAGCTGCTGCCCCCGCAGCCCAACCCAGGATCAAGAAGTTCCAGGTGTACCGCTGGGACCCTGATACGGCCGGAGACAAGCCCCGCATGCAGACCTATGAGATTGACCTGAACCAGTGAGTACACCCCAGAATGGCACTGCTGAGTGTGGCTCACAGTGGAGCACGACTCAGCTGTACGCCTCACAACTACTGCAGCCAGCCTGTCTGATAAAGGCTTTGTCAGTATGACAGGGGGCTCCGAGGGTTTAGCAGTCCAACTATATTTCACATCTGAAAAGAAACAGGATATGGATAGTTCTgtgggagagataaatgtgAATTCAGATTCAGAATGCAGAATAGGTAGGAGAGAGCGTTCAGACATTGTTACCAGCTTCACTCAATATTGTGGCTTTGATAAATCAAGCCCTGTTTACGAATCCAACAGTTATATTTTGGAAGACTAGGGGATAGTGAGTCATTTTGTTTGTGACATGGCTCATTTCTCTCAGAGAATCTCATCAAGAAGCTCAAAGCATGGTACAGTAGTGTCAGAAATTCCCAGTCATTGATCATTTGCCCTTGTTTCACTCAAAAAAAGGGTCAGACTCCTACATGTTAAGGTAGAGGACAGCTTAAACTGGCCAGGGGAAGAGGATGTTCCCGTGAGTGATGTCAGAGGGATCAGGGGAGAGGTTTTAAGAGCTTGATGCCATGTCACTGGGCACACAGTTGTAATCAGGCCACTTGACCTGACTTCGCTCTACCAGTCTTCGCCCGTATACTGCCAAGCCTCTAGCAAAAACCCTGGCTGCTCCCGTCACAAAATGGCTCGTGGGTATTGCACATGTAACCCTAGCTGCTGGTCAACAAGAGGTCAGGGAAGGCCGGATACTTCAGCTGTCTCAGTTTGT
It includes:
- the mrpl20 gene encoding 39S ribosomal protein L20, mitochondrial produces the protein MVFLTFPCLIRNRGPDRFWKVQELLKNARHFRGRKNRCYSLAVRAVRRAFVYATKGRLLKRRTMRTLWISRIAAATRELGLKYPVLVDNLVKSSVQLNRKVLSDLAINEPRTFQSLAKLAQARQQEGFRAALGSGSEPPGILSRVVLLQ